One genomic segment of Odocoileus virginianus isolate 20LAN1187 ecotype Illinois chromosome 17, Ovbor_1.2, whole genome shotgun sequence includes these proteins:
- the KRT222 gene encoding keratin-like protein KRT222 isoform X2, with amino-acid sequence MDKDEEALKAAQAELKEARRQWHHLQVEIESLHAVERGLENSLHASEQHYQMQLQDLEAVIEGLEKELQEVRRGIERQLQEHEMLLNTKMRLEQEIATYRRLLEKEEIRYYGSIQGGNKEQKPTTSRVGFVLPSAIINEISFSTKVPQKYEDEKVETVTKQAILNGNIVKESTEAHGTIQTEKVDEVIKEWEGSFFKDNPRLRKKSVSLRFDLHLAATDEGCSQTKQDNLPDIEVRLIMRRSCSIPSIKRPSTTN; translated from the exons atggacaaagatgaAGAGGCTTTAAAGGCAGCTCAAGCAGAACTCAAGGAAGCCCGACGCCAGTGGCATCACCTGCAAGTGGAAATTGAATCTCTGCATGCTGTG GAAAGGGGCCTTGAAAACTCCCTACATGCCAGTGAGCAACATTACCAGATGCAGCTGCAAGACCTAGAGGCAGTGATTGAAGGACTAGAAAAAGAGTTACAGGAAGTAAGGCGTGGCATTGAAAGGCAGCTTCAAGAGCATGAAATGCTCCTCAACACCAAGATGAGGCTGGAACAGGAAATCGCAACATATCGCCGcctcctggaaaaggaagaaatcag aTATTATGGTAGTATCCAAGGTgggaataaagaacaaaaacctACCACAAGTAGAGTCGGCTTTGTTTTACCTTCAG CcattataaatgaaatatctttttcaacAAAAGTCCCACAAAAGTATGAGgatgaaaaagtggaaacagtgaccaaaCAGGCaatattaaatggaaatattGTGAAAGAAAGCACTGAAGCTCATGGCACTATTca gACAGAGAAAGTGGATGAAGTTATTAAAGAATGGGAAGGCTCCTTCTTTAAAGATAACCCTCGATTAAGGAAAAAATCAGTTTCTCTTCGATTTGATCTTCATTTAGCAGCCACTGATGAAGGGTGTTCACAGACTAAGCAGGATAATCTACCAGATATAGAAGTCAGGCTTATCATGAGAAGATCATGCAGTATCCCCTCTATCAAACGCCCATCAACAACTAATTAA
- the KRT222 gene encoding keratin-like protein KRT222 isoform X1: MELSQLLNEIRANYEKLLTRNQIETVLSTRIQLEEDLSKKMDKDEEALKAAQAELKEARRQWHHLQVEIESLHAVERGLENSLHASEQHYQMQLQDLEAVIEGLEKELQEVRRGIERQLQEHEMLLNTKMRLEQEIATYRRLLEKEEIRYYGSIQGGNKEQKPTTSRVGFVLPSAIINEISFSTKVPQKYEDEKVETVTKQAILNGNIVKESTEAHGTIQTEKVDEVIKEWEGSFFKDNPRLRKKSVSLRFDLHLAATDEGCSQTKQDNLPDIEVRLIMRRSCSIPSIKRPSTTN, translated from the exons ATGGAGCTGTCCCAGCTACTCAATGAGATCAGGGCAAACTATGAAAAGCTCCTCACCAGAAATCAGATAGAGACCGTGCTCTCAACAAGGATCCAG TTGGAAGAAGATCTAAgcaaaaaaatggacaaagatgaAGAGGCTTTAAAGGCAGCTCAAGCAGAACTCAAGGAAGCCCGACGCCAGTGGCATCACCTGCAAGTGGAAATTGAATCTCTGCATGCTGTG GAAAGGGGCCTTGAAAACTCCCTACATGCCAGTGAGCAACATTACCAGATGCAGCTGCAAGACCTAGAGGCAGTGATTGAAGGACTAGAAAAAGAGTTACAGGAAGTAAGGCGTGGCATTGAAAGGCAGCTTCAAGAGCATGAAATGCTCCTCAACACCAAGATGAGGCTGGAACAGGAAATCGCAACATATCGCCGcctcctggaaaaggaagaaatcag aTATTATGGTAGTATCCAAGGTgggaataaagaacaaaaacctACCACAAGTAGAGTCGGCTTTGTTTTACCTTCAG CcattataaatgaaatatctttttcaacAAAAGTCCCACAAAAGTATGAGgatgaaaaagtggaaacagtgaccaaaCAGGCaatattaaatggaaatattGTGAAAGAAAGCACTGAAGCTCATGGCACTATTca gACAGAGAAAGTGGATGAAGTTATTAAAGAATGGGAAGGCTCCTTCTTTAAAGATAACCCTCGATTAAGGAAAAAATCAGTTTCTCTTCGATTTGATCTTCATTTAGCAGCCACTGATGAAGGGTGTTCACAGACTAAGCAGGATAATCTACCAGATATAGAAGTCAGGCTTATCATGAGAAGATCATGCAGTATCCCCTCTATCAAACGCCCATCAACAACTAATTAA
- the KRT222 gene encoding keratin-like protein KRT222 isoform X3 translates to MELSQLLNEIRANYEKLLTRNQIETVLSTRIQLEEDLSKKMDKDEEALKAAQAELKEARRQWHHLQVEIESLHAVERGLENSLHASEQHYQMQLQDLEAVIEGLEKELQEVRRGIERQLQEHEMLLNTKMRLEQEIATYRRLLEKEEIRYYGSIQGGNKEQKPTTSRVGFVLPSAIINEISFSTKVPQKYEDEKVETVTKQAILNGNIVKESTEAHGTIQKIYFIISGQRKWMKLLKNGKAPSLKITLD, encoded by the exons ATGGAGCTGTCCCAGCTACTCAATGAGATCAGGGCAAACTATGAAAAGCTCCTCACCAGAAATCAGATAGAGACCGTGCTCTCAACAAGGATCCAG TTGGAAGAAGATCTAAgcaaaaaaatggacaaagatgaAGAGGCTTTAAAGGCAGCTCAAGCAGAACTCAAGGAAGCCCGACGCCAGTGGCATCACCTGCAAGTGGAAATTGAATCTCTGCATGCTGTG GAAAGGGGCCTTGAAAACTCCCTACATGCCAGTGAGCAACATTACCAGATGCAGCTGCAAGACCTAGAGGCAGTGATTGAAGGACTAGAAAAAGAGTTACAGGAAGTAAGGCGTGGCATTGAAAGGCAGCTTCAAGAGCATGAAATGCTCCTCAACACCAAGATGAGGCTGGAACAGGAAATCGCAACATATCGCCGcctcctggaaaaggaagaaatcag aTATTATGGTAGTATCCAAGGTgggaataaagaacaaaaacctACCACAAGTAGAGTCGGCTTTGTTTTACCTTCAG CcattataaatgaaatatctttttcaacAAAAGTCCCACAAAAGTATGAGgatgaaaaagtggaaacagtgaccaaaCAGGCaatattaaatggaaatattGTGAAAGAAAGCACTGAAGCTCATGGCACTATTca gaagatttattttatcatttcaggACAGAGAAAGTGGATGAAGTTATTAAAGAATGGGAAGGCTCCTTCTTTAAAGATAACCCTCGATTAA